The DNA region aattaaaaagttaggttaagttatttaaaacgTAAACATCCCAATTTGTACCacaatttcctaaaaaataaaacggctTTCTAGTTGCCAACATGAATTTCCGCTTGTTAAGCTGCACAAGAAATATCATCAATAAAAGGTCATTTCAACGATTCTATTCTGCAGATTCAAAAATCGTGTGTACCACAGACGGTTCGACCTTAGTGGCCTGGCATCCAAAACAAGATTTTCCCTATGAATGTACTAGGACCCTGCCGGAGGAGAAAAGTAAGGAGCACCCTTCTGTCTTGAAGACTCAATTGACTCCAGAGCTCTTatcaatattcaataaaaaaactccTGAACAAGCCAGAGCCGAACTTATGAATATCACACATACCACAAAGCATAGGTGGTTCCCGAGGGCAAGAGACAAGAAAGCTAAGAAAACTCCTATGGATCGTCCATATTTGTAATTTATAACATTAGTTATTATAgttgtatataatatatatatctatctaatatatatttattagatgATTTTTTTCTGGCATTTTTGTTTTGAGGATGTGACATGGCTGttgttaatagaaataaaataatacaactGCTATTTATAAAAGAgttattaattataaacaacTTATTTTGGTACATTAATTAGTAAGGGAGATCAAAGCATTAACAATACTTCCATGATTTTCTCTCAATGTTCGTTCGGCTATAGATCTTGATATTTCCATTTCTCTTACTATTAGGTCCACATCctcctttttaatagaaacctaaaaaaaaagaattgatTTATTATCATCTATAGAAAAATTGCAAGTGAAGATGTACAGATGGTGGGAACCTGGTAAAAGTCCTTTATATTGACAaggaaactgaaaataaattatatgtataatgGAAGACATAAGGCACTTGTATTAACTTAAAGTCTAAAGATTAGGACcatctttaataataaagcCTTTTAAGTGtcatgttttgtttaatttaaagtatAGCCGAATTACTTAATTTCAACTTGTAATATTTCAACTGAGTACCTTCAGTAGCTCTTTTTCCCTGGCCTGTTTTTCTAGCGCAGCCTGATTTCTTCGGTCACCGATAGCCGAAATAGCATTCGCAACGTCTTGAGTGGAAATTTCCTTTTCCTCAGCGTAATCCGTTACTTTTTCAAGATCCGCAGCCCCACTATCATATTTAACCTGTTTCTTCTGCTGGGATTTTTCGCTATTTTCATCGGAGGTTCCATTAACTGGGTCCTCGTCCGCCATTGTTTGTCAGTTAAAATCGTTTCCTTGAGGACCCTAAAGAAAAAGTGGATTTTGTTGCTTTACTTTGTCAAAGTTATGAGGTTACGAGGTTGCTTGTCCAAATTTTgaggttatttattatttggaaaCTGGGAGTGCTTAGAGTCCTTTGTAGCATTTTTTCTAAGGTTATGTCATATGTCAGTTATATGTCCACAGACAAAAagtatatttgtgttctgtgctgtgcataacaataacaaacataaaattcatttaccCCCATAATAGACACTGAGTTCCTATTGCCTTAAGACAGTGTacatattcaaaaaaaacaaattttttacaatattcttttaaattttttatttgaaaatgttggCTACTCAGAATATGAATCAGTCTGGTATACCAGATAAAATGTGGCAGCCCCCTTTTGTCCAGTTTGAAACGACGTAAGCACTTTTagatactatttaaaaatagattttcatTAAGGAACTCATTTGCTTTTAGAATGGGCGAATTTGTAGTTGAATTATATTGGAAGCATGCGCCAGCCACTTGTAGAAACTTTGCAGAGTTGGCTCGTAGAGGTTAttataataacacaatttttcaTAGAATTATTAAGGATTTTATGATACAAGGAGGCGATCCAACTGGTAAATATGCTCTAGAGAATAGACAATTTTGATCTTCAATAGCCAAAATTAGAAATGACACTCGCActgctatattttatttttatgaacttATCTTAATTATAACTAGTTTCTGAGCACTTACACAAAATAGCAGATAATTTATTTGGTATACAGTTTATGCATTGTTTTTTACTATGCATTTTTAATATGTCATCCTTAAATTAAACTAACAGGGACTtctgaatataaattttaattataattttagactTTCTGAGAGATATTGAGGCAAAagttaaaacaattataaataaaatcgcAGATTATAAATTTTAGCTTTTAACCCTTAAATTCCCATGCTATAAAAATCCACGTAAACACCCATGCAGAGACCCCAGCTAAACATATGATTTTagattgtttacattttttttttaagttaattagaTTTAgggaaaaataaaactatacatACTTTATATATTTGATCAAACTTTATTGAATAttctaaaatagaaaataaaaatacattctaaataacaaacaaaatacttggagaaggaaaaaaaagttaacacAAATCAGGAATAATTCATTATGCCcattataatttgaaaaatgatttAAGCCGATGCACATTTAGTACATACAATATTTTGTTTGGTTATTCTATGATTTTGACATACAAATTGTTTACAATGATCGCATCTAGTGTTCACTTTTTTATCACATCTTCTGGGACACTGAAAATATCTTgctctttttttgttttggttcgCTGGTTAATCGGCAGCTTTTGTGGCACTATATACTGCTATTCCACAGTCTCGTAGAGCCGCCATTGTGTGCTCCTTATGGTTCCTATATTGTGCCCTTGTTTC from Anthonomus grandis grandis chromosome 8, icAntGran1.3, whole genome shotgun sequence includes:
- the LOC126739964 gene encoding huntingtin-interacting protein K — protein: MADEDPVNGTSDENSEKSQQKKQVKYDSGAADLEKVTDYAEEKEISTQDVANAISAIGDRRNQAALEKQAREKELLKVSIKKEDVDLIVREMEISRSIAERTLRENHGSIVNALISLTN